Below is a genomic region from Sulfitobacter sp. OXR-159.
CGCCAAAGAGAAATCGACCGGCCCCTCCGGCCCCGGTGGCGGTTCCTTGGGTTGGTTCGGCCCCGGCATGATGGTCCCCGAGTTTGAAGAAGCCGTCGCCGGCATGGAAGCAGGTGGCGTATCTGAGCCGGTGGAAACCCAGTTCGGCTGGCATGTTATCAAGCTGAACGAGACCCGCACAGGCGAAGCGCCTGCGCTGGAAGATGTGCGCGAAGAGCTTGAGACCCAAGTGCGCCAGACCAAAGTGCAGGAAGCCATCGAAAGCCTGACCGAGGCCGCCGAGGTTGACCGCAGCGCCGCCGAAGGCATCGACCCAACTGTTCTTAAAAACATTGAATGGCTGAACTGACCCATGGGTAAATCACTGGCTGTCTCGCCGCTCGCCCCGGCCCGTTTTCCCGACCTTCCGGTTATTGACGGCGTGACATTCGCCACCATCGCCGCTGGCGTCCGCTATCAGGGGCGCACCGATGTGATGTTGGCGAAGCTGGCACCGGGCAGTGCTGTGGCGGGGGCGTTCACACGCTCTGCCACCCGCGCGGCCCCGGTGCTGGACTGCCAGGCAAAAATCGGCGGCGCCTCGGATGAGGGCGCCGCCATCGTCGTGAACTCTGGCAATGCCAACGCCTTTACCGGGCGGGGCGGCACCGACGCGGTCGAGGCGATTACCGCCGCCACCGCCGAAGCCTGCGGCGTGCCGCAATCGCGGGTTTTCACGTCGTCCACCGGCGTCATCGGCGAACCCCTGCCCCACGAACGGATCACCGCCGTGCTGGGCGACCTCCACGCGAAACTCGACCCTGCGGGCATCGAAGACGCCGCGCGGGCCATCATGACAACGGATACTTTCCCCAAAGGCGCCAGCGCGACCGTAGAGATCGACGGCAAAACCGTCTCAATCGCTGGGATCGCCAAAGGCTCGGGCATGATCGCGCCCGATATGGCCACCATGCTGGTCTATATCTTTACCGATGCGGGTATCGCGACAGATGCGCTGCAACACCGCCTCTCGACCCATACCGAGACGACATTCAACTGCATCACCGTCGACAGCGATACTTCCACCTCGGACGCGCTGATCATGGCCGCGACAGGGGCCTCAGGTGTCGATGTGTCGGATAACGAAGCCTTCGACACGGCGCTGCGAGACGTGATGATGGACCTTGCACATCAGGTCGTCAAAGACGGCGAAGGCGCGCAGAAATTCGTCGAAGTGGCCGTCACCGGTGCCTCTAACGATGACGAGGCCAAGGTCCACGCCATGGCCATCGCCAATTCGCCGCTGATCAAAACCGCCATCGCTGGGGAAGACCCCAACTGGGGCCGCGTCGTCATGGCCATCGGGAAATCAGGCGCTCCGGCAGACCGCGACCGCCTGTCGATCCGCTTTGGGGATATTGAAGTCGCCCGCGACGGCTGGCGCAGCCCCGACTATTCCGAAGAAGATGCCGCCGCCCATATGAAGGGCCAGAATGTCGTCATCGGCGTTGATCTGGGCCTCGGCGAAGGCCGCTGCACCGTCTGGACCTGTGACCTTACCCACGGCTACATCGACATCAACGCCGACTACCGGTCCTGATCCGATGAAGACAGTGCTCGTTTCCGCGGCGGCCTTGATCGATATCGATGGCCGCGTGCTTTTGGCACAGCGGCCCGAAGGTAAGCCAATGGCGGGCCTATGGGAGTTTCCCGGCGGCAAGATCGAACCCGGTGAAACGCCAGAGGCGGCGTTGATCCGGGAGTTGCACGAAGAGTTGGGGATCGAGACATGGGCATCCTGTCTCGCGCCGCTGACCTTTGCCAGCCATAGCTACAGTAATTTTCATCTGCTGATGCCGCTTTTTGCCTGTCGCAAATGGGGCGGCACCCCGGTTTCGCGCGAAGGGCAGACCCTGAAATGGGTACGTCCCAATGAAATGCGCGGCTATCCGATGCCCGAAGCAGACGTGCCGCTCATATCAATATTGCGTGATTGGCTCTAGCCTAGAGTGGCAGAATTGCACTAGTGATCCCCAATCACTCAGCATGTTGCGGATTTTTTAACCCAAAGCGCACCATCCTGAGGCAGAGTTGTAACATCTGTATGAAAGGGTGCCGACATGTTGAGAACCATCGCAATCGGAAGTTCCATTTACGTTCAGGGTATTTTTGTAAAAATGTTGGCGGGCGGTCGCATGGCCGTTCAAGTCGACGGTAAGATTTTCGAAGGCAAACCAGTCTGAAAAATCTGCGTGGAACGCCTATTTAGGTGAACAAATAGGCGTTCCACCGCGTTTCCCCTGAGCATTTGGCAGGGGATTTTATGTCATCGAAGCGCGCTATTGTCATCCTGAACCGCGGTTCGGGCCGTCAAAACGGTGACCAAGCCGAAAGCACTATCCGATCCGCCTTTGCGCGGCACGGGGTCACGGCGGAATTCATTCACATCGACAAACGGAACGATCCGGCCAGTGCAGCCCGGCAGGCTTTGTCTCAGCCTGAAGGCATCATTGCCGTGGCCGGGGGGGATGGCACGATCTCTGGCGTGTCCTCGGCTATGAAGGATCAGGGCCGCCCGCTTGGCATCATCCCGCAGGGCACCTTCAACTATTTCGCGCGGTCGATGGGCATCCCAGAAGACCTGCAAGAAGCGGTTGATGTCATCGCAGGTGGCGAGAGCCGCGCGGTGCATGTGGCGACGATCAACGGCGAGACCTTCTTGAACAATGCCAGCATCGGCGCCTACCCGGCGATCCTTAAGACCCGGGAGGGCATCTATCGCCGCTGGGGCCGCAGTCGGATCGCCGCCTATTGGTCGGTGATCAAAGCTCTGATAGATTTCCGCACCTCGCTCAAGCTAACCATCGTGGTCGACGGCAAAGAGACCGAGCTCCGGACCCCGCTTGTATTTGCCGTCAACAACGCCTTTCAATTGGATCAAATGGGGCTCGACGGGCAAGACTGTATCGCGCGCGGCGATATGGTGCTGCTGGTCGCCCCCGATACCTACCGCTTTGGCCTGCTGCGCCATGCGGTGGCGTTGGCCACGGGCATGGCGAAACATCATACCGATTATGAAATGCTCTGCGGGTCAGAGATCGAAATACGCATGAAACAGCGCAAACGATATGTCGCGCGGGACGGGGAGATTGCGGTGATGAAGGGCCCCTTTAGGCTCACCCGTGCAACCTCTCCCATCCATATTTTCGTCCCCCGCGCCTCTGGAAAGGACGTGCGATGAGCCGCTTGATCCACCTATCCGACCTGCACTTCGGCAAGGACCGGCCCGACCTTCTTATGCCCTTGTTGGAGGCCGTGAACGGCTATGACCCCGATCTGGTGATCATCTCGGGTGATCTGACCCAACGGGCGAGGGAAAAGGAATACCGTGCGGCGCGGGCCTTTATCGACCGGATCAATGCGCCTGTCTTGAGCGTGCCGGGCAACCACGACATCCCCCTGCACCGGCCCTTTACCCGGTTCTTGGCCCCATGGCGTTACTACCGGCGCTGGATTCATCATGATCTGACCCCGGTGCACGAAGGCGCGGATTTCGTCGCTGTGGGGATCAACACCGTCGACCGCTTCAAATGGCAGACCGGCAAACTGGGCCTGCGCCGTTTGGGGCGGGCCTGCCGTGCCCTGTCGCGCGGCAGGAAGAACACGTTGCGCATTGCGGTGTGCCACCATCCGCTGGATCACCCCAATGAAACTGACAAGCGGCCCATTCCGGGCGCGCAGCGGGCCTTGAAACGGCTTCTGGACTGCGGCGCGGACCTGATCCTGTCAGGCCATCTGCACATCTGGCACGCAGGCACCTTTGCCCACCCGGCACCGGAGCATGACGGCCATCTGGCGATCCAGTTGCATGCGGGCACCAGCCTGTCGTCGCGCCAGCGCGGGGAGCCGAATGATTTCAATTTGATCGATATCTCGCCCCTACACGTCAACCTTGCGCGGATCAGCTTTGACGACGGCAAAAAGGCCTTCACAAAAGCAGAGGCCCGGCAATTTGACCGGGCCTCTGGGGAATTTGTCTTGTAAGCGCTTGGCTTAGGCCAATGTGCGGGTCACTTCTTCGCGCTCGAAAATCTCGATCACATCGTCGGGACGAATGTCATCGTAGTTCTCGAATGCCATGCCGCATTCCTGACCGGACTGAACCTCGGGCACTTCGTCTTTGAAGCGCTTGAGCGTTTTCAGCGTGCCTTCGTGGATCACGACGTTGTCGCGCAGCAGACGCACACCGGCGCTGCGGCGGGCGACGCCCTCGGTGACCAGACAGCCTGCGACTTTGCCCACACCGGTGACCTTGAAGACTTCTTTGATGTTGGCATAGCCAATGAAGTTCTCTTTGATCTCGGCACTCAGCAGGCCGCTCGCAGCCGCTTTCACGTCATCCACAAGGTCATAGATGACCGAGTAGTAGCGGATTTCGACGCCCTTCTGGTTCGCAGTGTTCCGCGCCGAAGCATTGGCACGCACGTTGAAGCCCATGATCGGTGCGCCCGAAGCTTCGGCCAGACCGACATCCGTCTCGGTGATCGCGCCCACACCGGAGTGCAGAACCCGAACGCGGACTTCGTCGTTGCCGATTTTCTCCATCGCTTGAACGATCGCTTCGGCAGAACCCTGCACGTCGGCTTTGACCAAGATCGGCAGCTCGCTGACGTCTTCGTTCGCCTTGGCATTGGCCATAAGCTGTTCCAGCGTCGTCGCAGCTCCAGCAGCGGCACGTTTGTCCTTAGCTGCATTGGCGCGGTATTCAGCGATTTCGCGAGCCTGCGCTTCAGTTTCAGTGACGTTCAGAACGTCACCGGCTTCTGGCGTGCCGTTGATGCCAAGCACCTCAACTGGGACCGAAGGACCTGCTTCTTTGACGCGCTCGCCTTGGTCGTTGATCAGCGCACGAACCTTACCGTACTGCTCACCCACAACAAAGATATCACCCTGACGCAGCGTGCCGTTCTGAACCAGAACAGTCGCAACAGGGCCGCGGCCCACATCAAGCTGCGCTTCGATCACCGCACCAACAGCGGCCCGGTCTGGGTTCGCCTTCAGTTCGAGGATCTCGGACTGCAATGCAATCGCTTCGAGCAGTTCATCCAGACCTTGGCCCGTTGCGGCCGAGACTTCGACATCCTGCACATCACCGGACATCTTCTCGACGATGACTTCGTGCTGAAGCAGATCGGTACGGACTTTGTCGGGATTTGCGGCGGGTTTGTCGATCTTGTTGATTGCCACGATCATCGGCACTTTGGCCGCTTTCGCGTGGGCAATCGCCTCGATCGTTTGCGGCATCACGGCGTCATCCGCCGCGACCACCAGAACCACGATATCCGTTACCTGAGCCCCGCGCGAACGCATGGAGGTAAAGGCCGCGTGGCCGGGGGTGTCGAGGAAGGACAGAACCGCGCCATTGTCGGTCGTGACCTGATAGGCACCGATGTGCTGGGTGATCCCGCCGGCTTCGCCAGCAACCACTTTCGCATTACGGATCGCGTCGAGCAGCGATGTTTTACCGTGGTCAACGTGGCCCATGATCGTGATCACAGGTGGACGACCTTGCAGGTCTTCGGGCTTGTCTACGATCTCTTTGATGACATCTTCGACATCAGAGTCGCTGACGCGCACAACCTTGTGGCCAAACTCTTCGATGATGAGTTCAGCGGTATCCGCGTCGATGGTTTCATTCTGCGTGACCATCATGCCGTTCTGCATCAGCGCTTTTACAACAGCGCCGGTCTTTTCGGCCATACGGTTGGCAAGCTCGGATACAACAATTGCCGGGGGCAGATTGACGTTGCGCACGATCTTCTCGCGCTCAACCTGACCACCCATGGCTTTTTGACGCGCACGCTCTTGCTTGCGCTTCATCTGCGCCATGGAACGCTGACGGCCACCTTCACCACCGTTGAGGGCTTGGTTCACTGTCAGCTTACCAGAACGGCGGCTGTCGCCACCCTTGCTACGCTTCTTGGTTTCGTCGCGGTCACGCTCTGTGGTTTTACGCGGCGTTGCGGCGGGCATGGGTTTGTTGCCCGGCTCACGCGCGGCGGCAGGTTCTGGCGCGGGAGCAGCAGCAGCCGCTTCGGCCTCTGCTTTGCGGCGCGCGTCTTCCTCGGCTTTCGCCTTGAGGCTTTCCTCGCGCTCACGCTCTTCGCGTTCTTTGGCTTCAATCTCGGCCCGGCGGCGCTCACGCTCTTCGGCGCGGGCCTTTTCCTCGGCCTCGCGTGCTGCGGCTTCCTCAACCTCACGGGCTTTGGCAGCCTGAACAGCTTTCAGACGACGCTCCATCTCGGCATCGGTGATGCCTGCGGGGCGCTTCTTGGGATCCCCAATCGGCCCGGCGCCCGGCCCGGTTGGTTTCTGGCCACCCGGCTTGGGCACCACAACACGCTTGCGCTTGGTTTCGACCACAACGTTTTTGGTACGCCCGTGGCTAAAGCTTTGCTTTACATTCCCCGGACGTGCGCCACCGCGCAGACCCAATGTTTTCTTGCCGTCACTATCGCTCATGAAGCTCGTCTATCCTTTCGGATGGCCGTTGCCACCCTCGTTTACGCGCACGCCTTTAAGTCGTCCGGCTTCCTCTACAACACGTTGCGTGAGTCCGCCAGAGGCGAGCGCCCCATGTATCACAGTTTGGCGACCGAATGCCAAACCCAATTCATCGGCTGTCAACCAACCGATGTAGTGACCGTAATGAGGGGTGCTCAGCTTGGACTTACCGCGCCCTGACCCGTCTACGGCCTGTATCAATACTTCGGCCTCTTCGGTTTGCAACCAACCTTTGACCTTTTCGTAGCCGGCGACCGCCTTGCCTGCCTTGCGCTGGAGCGAGATCAAGTCCACCACCCGGCGCGCCAATTGTTGTTCGACTTCGTCGATCAACCCGTCTGGCAGCGTGACCGGCTGTTTCGCCGACCGAGCAAAGGCCTTTTTCCTTACCGCAAGTTCCAGCGCGGCACGGTCCGCCGAGACATAAATGCCCCGGCCCGGCAGTTTACCCAAAATATCTGGGTAAACCTGATTGTCCGGGCCGATCACAAAGCGGATCAACCCGTGTTTTGGCTGCACGTCGCCCGTGGCGATGCACTTGCGTTCCGCACCGTCTGAACGGTCATTCGAGGCGCCACCGCGTCCCATGTGCAACCCCCGAGGCCCGCTTAGGCCTCGGCCTCCTCGGCGGTTTCGCCGTCTGTTTCTACGCCGTCCTCGTCCGCATCGGCTTCAAGCTCGGTCGGATCGACCCAGCCCAGCATGACACGGGCGGTCATGATCATAGCCTGCGCATCTTCAAGGCTGACCTCAAAGGGCTCAAGCGCGCCATCGTCCTTAACACGCTCGCCGTTGACCGTGGTCCAGCCGCCAGCCAGTTCCCAATCGGCACAGGTGGCGAAATCCTCCAAGGTCTTCACGTCGTCCTTGGCCAGCGCTTCTATCATTTGGGGGGTCAGACCCTCGAATTCAACCAGGCTGTCTTCGACACCGAGCGCACGGGCGTTATCAAGCGCGGCTTTGTTCTGCGCTTCGAGCACGTCGCGGGCACGGGCCTGCAACTCGCCAGCGGTGTCTTCGTCCACACCGTCGATGACCAGCAGTTCGTCGACTTCGACGTAGGCCACTTCTTCGAGGTTGGTGAAACCTTCAGAAACCAGCAATTGGGCAAAGAATTCGTCGAGATCGAGGTTGTCCATGAACAGCTTGGTGCGCAGTTCAAACTCGGCCTGACGGCGCTGGCTTTCCTGCTCTTCGGTCATGATGTCGATGTCGAGACCGGTCAACTGGCTGGCCAGACGCACGTTCTGACCACGACGGCCAATCGCAAGCGACAACTGCTCTTCGGGCACGACGACTTCGATCTTGCCGGCTTCTTCGTCCAGAACCACTTTCGACACTTCCGCAGGCTGCAGCGCGTTCACAAGGAAGGTCGGCTGGTCTTCGTTCCACGGAATGATGTCGATCTTCTCGCCCTGAAGCTCGTTCACGACGGCCTGCACGCGGCTGCCGCGCATACCAACACAAGCACCAACAGGGTCGATAGAGCCATCATGCGAAATCACAGCGATCTTGGCGCGCGAACCGGGGTCACGGGCGACGGCCTTAATCTCAATGATGCCGTCATAGATTTCCGGCACTTCCATCTTGAACAGCTCGGCCATGAACTCAGGCGCGGTACGGCTCAGGAAAATCTGTGGGCCACGCTGCTCGCGACGCACGTCTTTGATGTAGACGCGGATACGGTCGTTCGGGCGATAGCTTTCGCGGCCGATCTTTTCGTTCCGACGCAGGATCGCTTCGCCAGCGCCCACATCGACGATGACATTGCCGTACTCTTCGCGCTTGACCAGACCGTTGATGATGGTACCGGCGCGGTCTTTGAATTCTTCGAACTGGCGGTCACGCTCTGCTTCGCGGACCTTCTGCAAAATCACCTGCTTGGCCGACTGCGCCGCGATGCGGCCCATCTCAACCGGGGGGACTTCTTCGACGTAGGTATCGCCCACCTTGGGGTCGGCCATGTATTGCTTGGCCTGATCGACGGTGAACTCAGCCTGATAGTTCTCAAGCTCTTCGTCCTCGACCACGGTGCGAACGCGGGTGAAGGTCGCTTTGCCGGTCTTGCGGTCGATATCGACCCGGATGTCCATCTCGGCGCCGTAGCGGGACTTGGCGGCACGGGCGAGGGATTCTTCCATCGCTTCGACGACCAGACCGGGGTCGATCATCTTTTCGCGCGCCACCGCCTCGGCGGTTTGCAACAGCTCAAGCTGGTTTGCAGATGTAATGGCCATTAGGTGTCTCCCTCAGCAGACTCTTCAGTCTCGATATCATCAAATTCGTTTTCGTCGATTGCGCCGGACGCTTTGCGCTGGCGGAGCATTTCTTTGATCAGGTCGTCGGTCAGGACCAGCTTCGCGTCGCTGAGCCAGTCGAACTGGAGGCCGATGGTACCTTCTTCGACGTTGATCAGCACTTCGCCACCCTCGACGCCTGCCAACTCGCCCTTAAAGCGGCGGCGGCCATCGATCAGTTCGGTGGTCTCAATCTTGGCCTCATAGCCCTCGAAAGCGTCGAAATCCTTAAGCCGCGTCAGCGGGCGGTCGATGCCGGGGCTGGAAACCTCAAGCGCGTATTCGTCAAGGATCGGGTCTTCGACATCCAAGACCGCACCGATGGCCTGCGAAATCTTGGCGCATTCGTCCACTTCGATCCCGCCAGCAGGCCGGTCGGCCATGACTTGCAGGATAGTAGACTTGCCCGACATCAGGCGGACGCGCACCAGTTCAAAGCCCATGTCCTCGATCACCGGGGTGATGATCTCGGCCAGACGGCGGTCAATGGCAGCTTTGGCAATCAGGTCATTCGACATGAGACATCCAATTTAATCTGGCAGTTTCGTTCAGGCATAAAAAAACGGGCGCGCGGCCCGTGTTCAAGATCGGTGGAGCCTTCGGTTTGGACCCGAAAGCGCCGCTGTTGAAAGGGGATATAGGCCGGAAAGCCTGAAACTGCAACCCCTCTCAGCCGAACCACCACCGCTCGGGCGCGCGCAGGTTGTCCATCGGCGCTTGGCGTCCGGGGTTCGGCGGTTGGCGCAGATCGTCCGACAGGACGCTGACCCCGCCGGCGCTATCGGCCTGAAGTGTCACATCACCCCGCTCGCGATAGCGGGGCCGTGCGGGTAAATCCGCTGCATCCACAAGCCCTTCGCTCAATGCCTGCGCGCGCACCTCCCGTGCGGGGATCGAGACAAGCTCGACCGTATCGAACCAACCGGCGGTGCCGTCTTTGTAATGGCTCTCCACCCGCTCGGCTAAAACCTGACGCCCGGCGGAAAAGCGCCGCAGACGGTAAAGCCCGGTGCCGATCCCGGCCTCGGGGGCATGGGCGGGGCGGATCACATAGCGCGATTGCGCCAGCAGCAGCGGCAGGTCGGGATTCGCAGCGGCCAATGTGACCTGCACCTTCAGGTCATCTTGCACCGCGACCTCAGCCTCGGTCAGGACGGATTGCAGACTGGCCACAACGTCGCGGGCGGTCAGCGGGCTGCCGTCGTGAAAGCGCACATCGGGGCGCAGATCGAATTGCCACTGCCGCGCGCCGTCGCTGGTTTGCCAGCCAGTCGCCAATTCACCCTTGAGGATGCCATTGCCGGTGACTTCGGTCAGCGTGTCAAAAATCAGCCCCTGCCGCGCGACCTGCATGAACAACCCGTCGCCTTTGACCCAAGTGTCGTCACGCGTGGCACCCGAAAGCGCCAGCCGCAGACGGCCACCGCGCCGGGGTGGCTCTCCGGCGCTGGCACCTGTCGCGGCCAGCAAAGCCGCAGCCGCACCTGTGGTGAAAAGCGCCCGGCGATCCAGTAGAGAGTTGCGCCCGCTCATCGCTGACCAATCCTATCCATGGTCCGCACCAGTTCTGCACTGATCCCCGGCTCCGACAGGGCGTGACCCGCGTTGCGGATCATCCGCAGATCGGCATTGGGCCAGCGTTCGGCCAGCGCATAGGCCCCCGAAGGCGGGCAGATCATGTCGTAACGCCCCTGCACGATCACCCCCGGAATATGTGCGATGCGGCCCATATGTTCGAGGATCTGACCGTCGAACTCCAGAAAGCCGTTATTGGTGAAATAATGGTTCTCCAACCGTGAAAAGGCCCGCGCATAGGCCGATGGCCCGCCATGAGAGACGCCATCGGAATGCACCGAGGCCAGCGCGTTCTCCCAAGCCGCCCATGCGCGGCCATAGTCCTGCTCGACCCGCAGATCACCCGAGAACAGCCGCCGATGATAGGCCGCGATCAGATCGTCACGCTCATCTTCGGGGATCAGGTTCACGAACCGCGCCCAAAGCTCGGGCCAGAACCGCCCGGCCCCGCCGCCGTAGAACCAATCAAGCTCGGCCTGCGTCATCAGGAACACGCCGCGCAGGATCAGATGACGCACGGCCTCCGGATGCGCTTGGGCATAGATCAGCGCCAGTGTCGCGCCCCAAGAGCCGCCAAAAACCATCCATTTGTCGATGCCGAGTGTGCTGCGAATCAGCTCGATATCCGCCACCAAATGCCATGTCGTGTTGTCCGTGACCGACGCATGCGGGGTGGAGCGCCCGCAACCACGCTGATCGAACAGCACCACGCGGTAAATCTTTGGATCAAAATAACGCCGCATCGCCGGGCTACAACCGCCGCCGGGGCCGCCATGGAGCACGACAACGGGGATACCATCGGGATTGCCGCATTGCTCGACATAGACCTGATGCCCCTGCCCCACAGACAACATCCGCTGGTCGAAAGGCTCAACCGGCGGATAAAGATGCGCTGCGTCGCGTTTTTGGTCGGGATACTTGTCCATTGCCGCCCTATATATAGTCATTGAACCCAAAAGAGCACAGGGAGATCAGAATGCAAGCGGATCAATCAACCATCGACCCCGCCGAGATCGCCAAATTCGAAGCGATGGCCGCTGAATGGTGGGATCTGAACGGCAAGTTCAAGCCGCTGCACATGCTGAACCCCTGCCGGTTGGATTACATCACCAGCCAAATCGCGGGCGAGTTTGACCGTGATCTAACTGTCGACGCGCCGTTTAAGGGTCTGCGCATTCTCGACATTGGGTGCGGCGGTGGGCTGCTCTCGGAACCGATGGCGCGGCTGGGGGCCGAGGTGGTCGGCGCGGATGCGGCGGCGGGCAATATCCCCGTCGCGCAAATCCACGCGCAGCAGTCGGGGCTGGAGATTGATTACCGCCACACCACCGCCGAAGCGATGGCCGAGGCGGGTGAGAAATTCGATGTGGTGCTGAATATGGAGGTCGTTGAACACGTTGCCTCCCCCATCGACTACCTGATCGCCTGCCGCCGCCTTCTGAAACCCGGCGGGCTGCACATCTGTTCGACCCTGAACCGAAATCCAAAGTCCTTTATGATGGCGATTGTGGGCGCAGAGCATGTGATGCGCTGGCTGCCCAAGGGCACGCATGACTGGAACAAGTTCATCACGCCGGATGAACTTTTTGACCTGCTGAACCGCGCCGGATTGGAGCCTGTGGATCGCAAGGGTTTCGTCTTCAACCCCGTCGCATGGTCTTGGCGTCTGTCGGATCGGGATCTGAGCGTGAACTACGTCACCGCAAGCCTCAACCCTGGCTCAACTGACGCCTGAGCGCGCGCAGGATCGGCAGCGTGGCGCGGACCTGCTCTTCGCCCAGATCATCCACCACGTTCGAGATCATCGGCGTGATCGCGTTCACCGCCGCATCCCGTGCCTGCCGCCCGGCAGGGCTGATCGCGACCATCTTGCGCCGCGCGTCATCCCAATCGGGGCGGATATGGACGTAACCGGCCCATTCCAGCTTGCTCAGCGTGTTGGTCATCGCCCCGCGGGTGACGTTGAAAGTCTCGGCCAATTGCGCGGGCGAGCGTTCGCCGCCATGCCATGAAAGCGAATTCAGCACCGAGAAATGCGAAATCTCCATCCCGCGTGGCAGAACCCGCGTGAGGCGACTGCGCACCTGTTGATCGGCGGCCAGCAATTCACCGAACAGCATGATCGCAAGTGTGTTTTTATCGTCGGTCATTTTCGGTCCGGTCAGGGCGCGGCAAAGGGGCGGCGGTTGGCAAGGCTGGGCACTTTGGCGCGGGCCTTGTCACATTCTTCCATGTCCATGTCACAAAAGTAAACGCCGGGGGCCGTCCCGGCATCCAGCACAACCTCCCCCCAAGGGGCCACGACCAGCGAATGCCCATAGGTATCGCGGGTTTTGTGTCCGGCACTGGCGTGCGTGCCGGTCTGCGCCGGGGCCAACACATAGCAGCCATTCTCAATCGCCCGCGCCCGCAGTAGGCTGTGCCAATGCGCGGCCCCCGTCACCGGAGAGAAGGCCGCAGGCATCGTGAGGATACGCGCCCCCGCCTCTGCAAGCGCTTGATAAAGCGCAGGAAAGCGCATGTCATAGCAAACCGACATGCCGATCTTACCAAAGGGAGTCTCGGCCACCACTGCCTTGTCACCGGGGCGATAGCCTGCGGATTCGC
It encodes:
- the nusA gene encoding transcription termination factor NusA, with the protein product MAITSANQLELLQTAEAVAREKMIDPGLVVEAMEESLARAAKSRYGAEMDIRVDIDRKTGKATFTRVRTVVEDEELENYQAEFTVDQAKQYMADPKVGDTYVEEVPPVEMGRIAAQSAKQVILQKVREAERDRQFEEFKDRAGTIINGLVKREEYGNVIVDVGAGEAILRRNEKIGRESYRPNDRIRVYIKDVRREQRGPQIFLSRTAPEFMAELFKMEVPEIYDGIIEIKAVARDPGSRAKIAVISHDGSIDPVGACVGMRGSRVQAVVNELQGEKIDIIPWNEDQPTFLVNALQPAEVSKVVLDEEAGKIEVVVPEEQLSLAIGRRGQNVRLASQLTGLDIDIMTEEQESQRRQAEFELRTKLFMDNLDLDEFFAQLLVSEGFTNLEEVAYVEVDELLVIDGVDEDTAGELQARARDVLEAQNKAALDNARALGVEDSLVEFEGLTPQMIEALAKDDVKTLEDFATCADWELAGGWTTVNGERVKDDGALEPFEVSLEDAQAMIMTARVMLGWVDPTELEADADEDGVETDGETAEEAEA
- the rimP gene encoding ribosome maturation factor RimP; protein product: MSNDLIAKAAIDRRLAEIITPVIEDMGFELVRVRLMSGKSTILQVMADRPAGGIEVDECAKISQAIGAVLDVEDPILDEYALEVSSPGIDRPLTRLKDFDAFEGYEAKIETTELIDGRRRFKGELAGVEGGEVLINVEEGTIGLQFDWLSDAKLVLTDDLIKEMLRQRKASGAIDENEFDDIETEESAEGDT
- a CDS encoding ABC transporter substrate-binding protein: MSGRNSLLDRRALFTTGAAAALLAATGASAGEPPRRGGRLRLALSGATRDDTWVKGDGLFMQVARQGLIFDTLTEVTGNGILKGELATGWQTSDGARQWQFDLRPDVRFHDGSPLTARDVVASLQSVLTEAEVAVQDDLKVQVTLAAANPDLPLLLAQSRYVIRPAHAPEAGIGTGLYRLRRFSAGRQVLAERVESHYKDGTAGWFDTVELVSIPAREVRAQALSEGLVDAADLPARPRYRERGDVTLQADSAGGVSVLSDDLRQPPNPGRQAPMDNLRAPERWWFG
- the pip gene encoding prolyl aminopeptidase, with translation MDKYPDQKRDAAHLYPPVEPFDQRMLSVGQGHQVYVEQCGNPDGIPVVVLHGGPGGGCSPAMRRYFDPKIYRVVLFDQRGCGRSTPHASVTDNTTWHLVADIELIRSTLGIDKWMVFGGSWGATLALIYAQAHPEAVRHLILRGVFLMTQAELDWFYGGGAGRFWPELWARFVNLIPEDERDDLIAAYHRRLFSGDLRVEQDYGRAWAAWENALASVHSDGVSHGGPSAYARAFSRLENHYFTNNGFLEFDGQILEHMGRIAHIPGVIVQGRYDMICPPSGAYALAERWPNADLRMIRNAGHALSEPGISAELVRTMDRIGQR
- the ubiG gene encoding bifunctional 2-polyprenyl-6-hydroxyphenol methylase/3-demethylubiquinol 3-O-methyltransferase UbiG → MQADQSTIDPAEIAKFEAMAAEWWDLNGKFKPLHMLNPCRLDYITSQIAGEFDRDLTVDAPFKGLRILDIGCGGGLLSEPMARLGAEVVGADAAAGNIPVAQIHAQQSGLEIDYRHTTAEAMAEAGEKFDVVLNMEVVEHVASPIDYLIACRRLLKPGGLHICSTLNRNPKSFMMAIVGAEHVMRWLPKGTHDWNKFITPDELFDLLNRAGLEPVDRKGFVFNPVAWSWRLSDRDLSVNYVTASLNPGSTDA
- a CDS encoding MarR family winged helix-turn-helix transcriptional regulator; translated protein: MTDDKNTLAIMLFGELLAADQQVRSRLTRVLPRGMEISHFSVLNSLSWHGGERSPAQLAETFNVTRGAMTNTLSKLEWAGYVHIRPDWDDARRKMVAISPAGRQARDAAVNAITPMISNVVDDLGEEQVRATLPILRALRRQLSQG
- a CDS encoding carbon-nitrogen hydrolase family protein translates to MKIALLQLNVSDDPAANLIETRALLREAVAGGAAFVLTPEVTNCVSTSRTHQQAVLAYEEDDATLAALREEAAKAGIWLLIGSLALKTRGGDGRFANRSFLISPQGEIVARYDKIHMFDVDISATETYRESAGYRPGDKAVVAETPFGKIGMSVCYDMRFPALYQALAEAGARILTMPAAFSPVTGAAHWHSLLRARAIENGCYVLAPAQTGTHASAGHKTRDTYGHSLVVAPWGEVVLDAGTAPGVYFCDMDMEECDKARAKVPSLANRRPFAAP